The Solibacillus sp. FSL R7-0682 genome includes a window with the following:
- a CDS encoding ImmA/IrrE family metallo-endopeptidase, with translation MWIKQKTNQLKERYKTDCPYQLAKCLNVHVVFHNLHPEINGYYKYDRRNKYIVINSNLDDKDKKSTCAHELGHVSLHPRVNTPLMRRDTFLSVSKIEREANQFAAELLISDESLLKCQNEQMTMQDIALLHNVPLELVELKCKKLFFVN, from the coding sequence ATGTGGATTAAACAAAAAACCAATCAGTTAAAAGAGAGATATAAAACTGACTGTCCATATCAGTTAGCTAAATGTTTAAATGTACACGTCGTATTTCATAATTTACACCCAGAGATAAACGGTTACTACAAATACGATCGTCGTAACAAATATATCGTTATTAATAGCAATTTGGATGATAAGGATAAAAAATCTACATGCGCTCATGAGTTGGGACACGTATCGCTACACCCTAGGGTGAACACTCCCCTCATGCGTCGAGATACATTTTTATCTGTCAGCAAAATTGAACGCGAAGCAAATCAATTCGCTGCCGAATTACTCATTTCTGACGAAAGTTTGCTAAAATGCCAAAACGAACAAATGACAATGCAAGATATAGCTTTATTACATAATGTGCCACTCGAATTAGTTGAACTGAAATGTAAAAAGCTTTTTTTTGTAAATTAA
- a CDS encoding translation initiation factor 2 has protein sequence MSNKNNKSKDTKVSFDIQLARLVYIGSTISTLGGGLQTLAAALALNALEKASSQNSQNQFDQSKQSEDLEMQIDSIIKELKEIKKIIS, from the coding sequence GTGAGTAATAAAAACAACAAATCAAAAGATACTAAAGTTTCGTTTGATATACAACTCGCTCGACTTGTATATATAGGCTCAACAATCTCAACATTAGGTGGTGGTTTACAAACTCTTGCAGCAGCACTTGCTCTAAATGCATTGGAAAAGGCAAGTTCCCAAAATTCCCAAAACCAGTTTGATCAATCAAAACAGTCCGAAGATTTGGAAATGCAAATAGATTCTATAATAAAAGAACTTAAAGAAATAAAAAAAATAATTAGTTAA
- a CDS encoding S-layer homology domain-containing protein, which produces MKKNLIKSGFLLLMFLSFLSLKTIPANAAVELSDIEGSYAKDAIEELVNLGIINGYPEGTFRPNGEILRQDFAIILVKALGIESSNSPSTPMFTDIPTNHYSYPAIEAAVKAGLINGRGDGKFGLNTSLTREEMATLFARALARDTTGFGEQLTFADQHTISAWARDAVGFAVNINLMIGNESNRFNPQGVAERQQVALVASRFLKQIDKLIPTSEPTPEPTPEPTPEPTPEPTPEPTPEPTPEPTPEPTPEPTPEPTPEPTPEPTSVPTPPKTVSVTGVAVKTAPAKVAYFEGDTLNLTGMVVTLTKSNGTTEEVAYANFSSKGITVSPTNGVSLTTSNTTVEVSVNGKTTNQMITVNPVVTGVTVKTSPLKVTYNDGDSLDLTGLVVTLTKSDRTTEDVALVDFTSKGISVNPSDGATLSPADTEVFITVNGQTTNQVITVNHDIPPTASNVKIVGIPIVNSTLSGSYIYEDVNGDMEYGSSYQWYADGLAIPGATSQNYLLTTSDVGKIITFGVIPNNNKDTGVEVKSQETLNILLEDIPMDIVIGNSVNSGYVLPTFHQPTKFYFTDDEQWRNSINKLSLVNTTTINNSATYFDKAGLKITEGKIEIISLTKEIYFSGAWKVTIQAIGYPDTIVYFTVQ; this is translated from the coding sequence TTGAAGAAAAATTTGATTAAATCAGGATTCTTATTGTTAATGTTTTTATCTTTTCTATCATTAAAAACAATTCCAGCAAATGCAGCTGTTGAATTATCTGACATTGAAGGTTCATATGCTAAGGATGCTATTGAAGAGTTAGTTAATTTAGGAATTATAAATGGTTATCCAGAGGGGACATTTAGACCGAATGGAGAAATATTAAGACAAGACTTTGCGATAATATTAGTAAAAGCACTTGGTATAGAAAGTTCTAACTCGCCAAGTACACCAATGTTTACTGACATCCCAACTAACCATTATTCTTATCCCGCTATTGAAGCTGCAGTGAAAGCGGGATTAATAAATGGAAGAGGTGACGGAAAGTTTGGTTTAAACACAAGTTTAACACGTGAGGAAATGGCTACTTTATTTGCTAGAGCATTAGCTAGAGATACAACGGGCTTTGGAGAACAGCTTACTTTTGCAGATCAGCATACTATTTCTGCTTGGGCAAGAGATGCGGTAGGTTTTGCAGTTAATATTAATTTAATGATTGGTAATGAGTCTAATCGTTTCAACCCTCAAGGAGTGGCTGAACGTCAACAAGTTGCTCTTGTGGCTTCTAGATTTCTAAAGCAGATTGATAAATTAATACCGACATCAGAGCCAACACCAGAACCAACACCAGAACCAACACCAGAACCAACACCAGAACCAACACCAGAACCAACACCAGAACCAACACCAGAACCAACACCAGAACCAACACCAGAGCCAACACCAGAACCAACACCAGAGCCGACACCAGAGCCAACATCGGTTCCGACACCGCCGAAAACTGTTTCGGTAACAGGTGTAGCAGTAAAAACTGCTCCAGCCAAAGTGGCATATTTTGAAGGTGACACGTTAAATTTAACAGGCATGGTAGTTACGTTAACGAAATCAAATGGCACAACAGAGGAAGTGGCCTATGCGAATTTCAGTTCTAAGGGCATCACAGTAAGCCCGACAAATGGAGTGTCATTGACAACATCGAATACCACAGTAGAGGTTTCAGTAAATGGCAAAACGACAAACCAAATGATAACAGTAAACCCAGTAGTAACAGGGGTAACAGTAAAAACATCGCCGTTAAAAGTTACTTATAATGATGGGGATAGTTTAGATTTAACCGGTTTAGTGGTAACTTTAACTAAGTCTGACAGAACTACAGAAGATGTAGCATTAGTAGATTTCACATCAAAAGGAATTTCAGTAAATCCATCGGACGGTGCAACATTATCACCAGCAGATACAGAGGTTTTTATTACTGTCAACGGTCAAACAACAAATCAAGTAATTACAGTAAATCATGACATACCTCCAACAGCAAGTAATGTAAAAATAGTGGGAATTCCAATAGTGAATAGTACTTTAAGCGGTAGTTACATTTATGAGGATGTAAATGGTGATATGGAGTACGGATCATCATATCAATGGTATGCAGATGGACTGGCGATACCAGGAGCTACTTCACAAAATTATTTATTAACAACTAGTGACGTAGGAAAAATAATAACATTTGGAGTAATACCGAATAATAATAAAGATACGGGGGTTGAGGTGAAATCTCAAGAAACATTAAATATTCTTTTAGAGGATATACCAATGGATATTGTAATTGGTAATAGTGTTAACAGTGGATATGTTTTGCCAACTTTTCATCAACCTACTAAGTTTTATTTCACAGATGATGAGCAATGGAGGAATTCAATAAATAAATTATCACTCGTAAATACTACTACAATAAACAATAGTGCTACTTATTTTGATAAGGCTGGATTAAAAATTACGGAAGGCAAAATAGAAATAATTAGCTTAACTAAAGAAATTTATTTCTCGGGAGCCTGGAAAGTAACTATTCAAGCAATAGGTTATCCGGATACAATTGTTTATTTTACGGTGCAATAA
- a CDS encoding tyrosine-type recombinase/integrase, giving the protein MAYFRKRGDVWEYRIKYNDLGKQKTLSKSGFSTKAAARAASVLVEEKLFKGGIDEFRKGEILFEDWVQKYKLIYESQRRDSSNTAAANGQKKLLERFSGYNLKNITRADYQIFINELLFDKDYSKNTVDRIHGEMMVIINSAVEHDQLEKNKLRSISIKKDETKDKITFLTLDESKRLLDVMESQVIFKKVMVHLLINTGIRSGELLGLMWIDIDFEEKTLTINRQRTRDGLGPPKTSSSYRTLLLDDELIELLIEFKNWQEKNELEIADYIKSDYVMVDETGKEFYHTKPQDMMKNFLRYAGIPERKSTHLLRHTHAVLSLESGVDIKTVSTRLGHKNINITANTYLHVTQNHERNSLEKFINYLKK; this is encoded by the coding sequence GTGGCATACTTCCGAAAACGTGGAGATGTATGGGAATACAGAATAAAATACAATGATCTTGGAAAGCAAAAGACTCTTTCTAAAAGTGGATTTTCGACCAAAGCAGCCGCAAGAGCTGCATCTGTACTTGTAGAGGAAAAGTTATTTAAAGGTGGTATCGATGAATTTCGGAAAGGTGAAATACTTTTTGAGGATTGGGTACAAAAATATAAACTCATTTACGAATCACAACGGCGCGACTCAAGTAATACCGCAGCGGCTAATGGACAAAAAAAGTTATTAGAGCGCTTTAGTGGTTATAATTTAAAAAACATCACTCGCGCAGATTACCAAATTTTCATTAACGAATTACTTTTTGATAAAGATTACAGTAAAAACACAGTGGATCGTATACACGGTGAAATGATGGTCATTATTAATAGCGCAGTCGAACATGACCAGCTCGAAAAAAACAAATTACGATCAATTTCTATAAAGAAAGATGAAACAAAAGACAAAATTACTTTTTTAACTCTTGATGAATCTAAACGATTGTTAGATGTAATGGAGTCTCAAGTAATATTCAAAAAAGTAATGGTCCACTTATTAATAAATACTGGAATCAGAAGTGGTGAATTATTAGGCTTAATGTGGATTGATATTGATTTCGAGGAAAAAACCCTTACAATTAATAGACAACGTACTCGCGATGGATTAGGTCCACCTAAAACGAGCTCTTCTTATCGAACATTACTGCTAGACGATGAATTAATTGAACTATTGATTGAATTTAAAAACTGGCAAGAAAAAAATGAATTGGAAATCGCAGACTATATTAAATCAGATTATGTAATGGTAGATGAAACAGGTAAAGAATTTTATCATACAAAACCTCAAGATATGATGAAAAACTTTTTACGTTACGCTGGAATACCAGAAAGAAAGTCTACCCATTTGTTAAGACATACTCATGCTGTCCTATCTCTCGAATCAGGGGTCGACATAAAAACTGTAAGCACTAGATTGGGTCACAAAAACATTAACATTACAGCAAATACGTATTTGCATGTTACACAAAATCACGAGCGAAATTCACTCGAAAAATTTATAAATTACCTCAAAAAATAG
- a CDS encoding TerC family protein: METILLEYAWVLLVLVFLEGLLAADNAVVMAVMVKHLPKEQQKKALFYGLFGAFVFRFIALFLITFLAKYWEIQALGAAYLLFISIKHLYDNHFKKEDEEDEVKAKKGSGFWMTVLKVELADIAFAIDSMLAAVAIAMTLPHIGDFDIGGINAGPFTVMFLGGFVGLVIMRFAAQMFVKLLNDYPTLETAAFLIVGWVGVKLAVLALGHENLAIIDPHFPHSTTWKIIFWVVLLGLAIGGYVVSVYKNKKQQQN; this comes from the coding sequence TTGGAAACGATTTTGTTAGAATACGCATGGGTCTTACTTGTGCTTGTGTTTCTTGAGGGGCTTTTAGCAGCGGATAATGCTGTTGTAATGGCTGTAATGGTAAAACATTTACCGAAGGAGCAACAGAAAAAAGCTTTATTTTATGGATTATTTGGAGCGTTCGTATTTCGTTTCATCGCGCTATTCCTTATTACGTTCTTAGCAAAATATTGGGAAATTCAGGCGTTAGGAGCAGCTTACTTATTATTCATCTCCATAAAACATTTATATGATAATCACTTTAAGAAAGAAGATGAAGAAGATGAAGTTAAAGCTAAAAAAGGCTCTGGCTTCTGGATGACTGTATTAAAGGTTGAGCTTGCGGATATCGCATTTGCGATTGACTCTATGCTTGCAGCAGTAGCGATTGCAATGACATTACCACATATTGGTGATTTTGATATCGGTGGTATTAATGCTGGTCCGTTCACTGTTATGTTCTTAGGTGGATTTGTCGGACTTGTTATTATGCGATTTGCTGCACAAATGTTTGTTAAATTATTAAATGATTACCCAACTTTAGAAACAGCGGCCTTTTTAATTGTAGGGTGGGTTGGGGTTAAGCTTGCGGTGTTAGCTTTAGGTCACGAAAATTTAGCGATCATCGATCCACACTTCCCACATTCTACAACATGGAAGATTATATTCTGGGTTGTATTATTAGGTTTAGCAATTGGCGGTTATGTCGTAAGTGTCTATAAAAATAAAAAGCAACAACAAAATTAA
- a CDS encoding polysaccharide deacetylase family protein, with translation MINQNKKTYFKERISSKKYGVLMKKIIIVAIFCFFIISKFTPIHGQQEKIPVLMYHHLENNLNSNVVISPENFEDQIRTLKEEGYNSISSQQLYDFLNYNIKLPENPVLITFYDGYLSNYELAYPILKKYGMHAEIFVITSRILEKNEKNSYLNEIPKMNWNQLRAMQDFITIQSHTWDSHYKLVSNNGVKNAALYGPGYINNNFEEQLQYEERVKNDLILSRKLIKEKLGYEPIAISYPFGIKSEDTIELSKVAGFKMGYVIENKKIIKGDNLFSLSRITVNGNETGDELIKRLKS, from the coding sequence ATGATTAATCAAAATAAAAAAACCTACTTCAAGGAAAGGATAAGTTCGAAAAAATATGGTGTACTTATGAAAAAGATAATAATTGTGGCTATTTTTTGCTTTTTTATCATTTCCAAATTCACCCCAATTCACGGACAACAAGAAAAAATTCCAGTTTTAATGTATCACCATTTAGAAAATAATCTAAATAGTAATGTAGTAATTTCACCGGAAAATTTTGAGGATCAAATAAGAACACTGAAAGAAGAAGGGTACAATTCAATATCGTCCCAACAGTTGTATGATTTTTTAAATTACAATATTAAGTTGCCCGAAAATCCAGTGTTAATAACGTTTTATGATGGGTACTTAAGTAATTATGAGTTAGCTTATCCAATCTTAAAAAAGTACGGAATGCATGCCGAAATTTTCGTTATAACTAGCCGAATTTTGGAGAAAAATGAAAAAAACTCTTATTTAAATGAAATCCCTAAAATGAATTGGAATCAATTAAGAGCGATGCAAGATTTTATTACTATTCAAAGTCATACATGGGACTCACATTATAAACTAGTTTCAAACAATGGAGTAAAAAATGCTGCTCTTTATGGTCCTGGATACATTAATAATAATTTTGAAGAACAGCTCCAATATGAAGAACGTGTAAAAAATGATTTAATTCTTTCTAGAAAATTGATTAAAGAGAAATTAGGATACGAACCAATCGCAATTAGTTACCCATTCGGAATCAAATCGGAGGATACAATAGAGTTATCAAAAGTTGCAGGCTTTAAAATGGGTTATGTTATAGAAAATAAAAAAATTATAAAGGGAGATAATTTATTTTCTTTAAGTAGAATAACGGTTAACGGAAATGAAACGGGTGATGAATTAATCAAAAGGCTAAAATCGTGA
- a CDS encoding XkdX family protein, whose translation MAFWKMALKWVTSEQLRIAVVTESNPFGEITPEEYKDITKQEF comes from the coding sequence ATGGCATTTTGGAAAATGGCTTTAAAATGGGTAACATCTGAGCAATTACGCATAGCGGTGGTCACTGAAAGCAATCCATTTGGTGAAATTACACCTGAGGAATATAAAGATATTACAAAACAGGAGTTCTAA
- a CDS encoding N-acetylmuramoyl-L-alanine amidase, translating to MITASPGHYGPKTGAQGLIDEVTEAIKVTKRVTSILRAAGITTNYIEDNVSKSQSQNIPWLIAQHNKTNRQIDVSIHFNSTAGTHSRGIGTETLIHNGKNIDTATAITDAISKVSGLKNRGVKIRPDLGLLKGTNKPCYLIEVCFVNDSVDVAIYLRDFEKICQAIAEQLAKAVGKTISTKVEGKTKEESPVTKETYEKDAAPATWAEDAVEWAKENGVSDGTYLKRPATREEVITMIYKSQK from the coding sequence ATGATTACTGCTTCTCCAGGACATTATGGTCCGAAAACAGGCGCTCAAGGATTAATTGATGAAGTAACGGAAGCTATTAAGGTAACAAAACGCGTAACATCCATTTTACGTGCTGCAGGTATTACAACGAATTACATCGAGGATAATGTAAGTAAATCGCAGTCTCAAAATATTCCTTGGTTGATTGCTCAACATAATAAGACTAATCGTCAAATTGACGTATCGATTCACTTTAATTCAACGGCCGGTACGCATTCTAGAGGTATCGGTACAGAAACCTTAATTCACAACGGGAAAAATATTGATACTGCAACAGCGATTACGGATGCAATCAGTAAAGTGAGTGGGCTTAAAAACCGTGGCGTTAAAATTCGCCCAGACTTAGGATTGTTAAAAGGCACAAACAAACCATGCTATTTAATTGAAGTATGCTTTGTAAATGATTCGGTGGATGTAGCTATTTATCTTAGGGATTTTGAAAAGATATGCCAAGCGATTGCAGAGCAATTGGCAAAGGCTGTTGGTAAAACTATATCTACGAAAGTAGAGGGAAAAACAAAGGAGGAATCACCAGTGACGAAAGAAACATACGAAAAAGATGCAGCACCAGCAACCTGGGCAGAAGATGCTGTGGAGTGGGCAAAGGAAAACGGTGTGTCAGATGGCACGTATCTAAAACGCCCAGCTACACGTGAAGAAGTGATTACGATGATTTATAAATCTCAGAAGTAA
- a CDS encoding phage holin codes for MKINWKVRMQHKQFWVSLIALLIVLANQIAGIFNVDITIYSDQVTGISETILMILALMGIIVDPTTSGASDSSQALRYDKPKGDE; via the coding sequence ATGAAAATCAATTGGAAAGTACGCATGCAACATAAACAATTTTGGGTATCATTAATCGCATTACTCATCGTGCTCGCTAATCAGATAGCGGGCATTTTTAATGTCGATATTACGATTTACAGCGATCAAGTTACAGGCATATCAGAAACCATTCTTATGATTTTAGCGTTAATGGGTATTATAGTGGACCCAACAACTTCTGGCGCTTCTGATAGCTCACAAGCCTTGCGATATGATAAGCCAAAGGGTGATGAATAA
- a CDS encoding TrkH family potassium uptake protein produces the protein MPFRQLATRKITPFQILLIFYFFAILISYLLLRIPGVHKEGVEVSHLDSLFTAVSAVSVTGLTTVTVSETYSGLGLAVILLILQFGAIGIMSIGTFLWMIFGKKIGMRERQLIMIDHNQYNLSGVVALIKQIATLLILIESIGAIILTVHFKRYFDTWEDAAINGVFASISATTNGGFDITGMSLLPFHHDYFIQFVCMILIFLGAIGFPVLIEVKTYLLRKDPTFRFSLFTKITTLTYGALFAVGSIVILIIEVFQSFRGMSWHEALFSAMFHSVSTRSAGLTTYDVTTFSEATSLFMSALMFIGASPSSVGGGIRTTTFAIVILFLIAYSQGHSDVHIFKREIHLIDVFRSFVVVIFAIFMVLGATMILLITEQHATMTQIIFEITSAFGTCGMSLGITGNLSTVGKVVIMALMFIGRVGLISFLYSIGGRGNKKKYHYPKERIIIG, from the coding sequence ATGCCTTTTAGACAATTAGCAACACGAAAAATCACACCTTTTCAAATTTTGCTTATCTTTTATTTCTTTGCGATATTAATTTCTTATTTACTTCTTCGCATTCCAGGGGTACATAAAGAAGGGGTAGAAGTTTCTCATTTAGACAGTCTATTTACGGCTGTCAGTGCTGTAAGTGTAACCGGTTTAACAACAGTAACTGTATCTGAAACTTATAGTGGATTAGGTTTAGCGGTGATTCTACTTATTTTGCAATTTGGAGCAATTGGAATTATGTCAATCGGTACGTTTTTATGGATGATTTTTGGGAAAAAAATAGGGATGCGTGAGCGTCAATTGATTATGATTGACCACAATCAATACAATTTATCTGGTGTAGTCGCATTGATTAAGCAAATTGCAACGCTATTAATACTAATCGAATCAATTGGTGCAATAATTTTAACCGTGCATTTTAAGCGCTATTTCGATACATGGGAAGATGCTGCAATTAATGGAGTTTTTGCTTCTATATCAGCTACTACCAATGGTGGCTTCGATATTACGGGGATGAGCCTATTGCCGTTTCATCATGATTATTTTATCCAATTCGTCTGTATGATTTTAATTTTTTTAGGGGCGATTGGTTTTCCTGTATTAATTGAAGTGAAGACGTATTTATTGAGAAAAGATCCAACATTCCGTTTTAGCTTATTTACTAAAATAACAACGTTAACTTATGGTGCATTATTTGCAGTAGGATCAATTGTTATTTTAATTATTGAAGTGTTTCAATCGTTTAGAGGAATGTCTTGGCATGAAGCTCTATTTTCTGCGATGTTTCACTCGGTTTCAACAAGATCAGCGGGTTTAACGACATATGATGTGACAACGTTTAGTGAAGCAACAAGTCTTTTTATGAGTGCACTCATGTTTATTGGGGCATCTCCAAGCTCTGTCGGTGGGGGAATACGAACGACGACTTTTGCCATCGTCATTTTATTTTTAATTGCATATTCCCAAGGACATTCAGATGTTCACATTTTTAAGCGAGAAATTCATTTAATTGACGTATTTCGTTCATTTGTTGTAGTAATTTTTGCGATTTTCATGGTGCTTGGTGCAACAATGATTTTACTAATTACAGAGCAACATGCAACAATGACACAAATCATTTTCGAAATAACCTCTGCCTTCGGAACATGTGGAATGTCGCTCGGCATTACTGGAAATTTATCTACTGTTGGTAAAGTTGTAATTATGGCACTTATGTTTATTGGACGAGTAGGGTTAATTTCATTCCTGTATTCGATTGGTGGAAGGGGTAATAAGAAGAAGTATCATTACCCTAAAGAGCGTATAATTATTGGGTAG
- a CDS encoding phage holin family protein: protein MDTNTPWAMIIGFFCAGLVYLLGGVDELIRSLTIFMTIDILLGVMVAFSNGEVDSHKTFKGLLKKTAMILMIIVAVQVDLVTNSGNFMRNSMILFLIGMEGISIVENLGKLGVPVPMFIVNAFSKLQEDNDEKKEEK, encoded by the coding sequence ATGGATACAAATACACCTTGGGCAATGATTATCGGTTTTTTTTGTGCAGGTTTGGTTTACTTACTTGGTGGGGTTGATGAGCTGATTAGGTCATTAACTATTTTTATGACAATTGATATTTTATTAGGCGTAATGGTGGCTTTTTCAAATGGAGAAGTCGATTCACATAAAACTTTTAAAGGGTTATTGAAAAAAACAGCGATGATTTTAATGATTATTGTTGCAGTTCAAGTAGATTTAGTAACAAACAGTGGTAATTTCATGAGAAATTCGATGATTTTATTTCTAATAGGTATGGAAGGGATTAGTATAGTTGAAAACTTAGGCAAGCTTGGAGTACCGGTACCGATGTTTATAGTGAATGCTTTTTCAAAATTACAAGAAGATAATGATGAGAAAAAAGAGGAGAAATAG
- a CDS encoding IS3 family transposase: MENLRKKYTVTCILKVLGIPRATYYRWMKEGIRGFSAIETVLIELCKKTKYRYGHRKIRYLLQKEYGYQLNRNTVQKLMQKHNLQCRVKKKRKFKIDQGPEIIAPNLLARCFTATAPNEKWVTDITYIQYGSTTMYLATILDLFNNEIVAYKLYDHQQTPLVMDVLKAALEERNYPKGILVHSDQGSVYTSYAYQNFLEEMNCRASMSRRGNCWDNAVIESFHSHIKSEAFLRVKAHSLTNDETKLRVAAYMFEYNQERIQEKLGYLTPLEYGKQVA, from the coding sequence GTGGAGAATCTGCGTAAGAAATATACAGTCACATGTATTTTAAAGGTGCTAGGGATTCCTCGTGCAACCTATTATCGTTGGATGAAAGAAGGAATCCGAGGATTTTCAGCCATTGAAACAGTACTGATTGAGCTATGTAAAAAAACGAAATATCGTTACGGTCATCGTAAGATAAGATATTTACTTCAAAAAGAATATGGTTATCAATTGAATCGCAATACGGTACAAAAGCTGATGCAAAAGCACAACCTACAATGTCGGGTGAAAAAGAAACGAAAATTTAAAATAGACCAAGGGCCAGAAATCATTGCCCCTAATTTATTAGCACGCTGTTTTACAGCTACGGCACCCAATGAAAAGTGGGTAACAGATATAACGTACATTCAATATGGTTCTACAACGATGTATTTGGCAACGATTTTAGATTTGTTTAACAATGAGATTGTCGCATATAAATTATATGACCATCAACAAACACCACTTGTGATGGATGTGTTAAAGGCGGCTTTAGAAGAAAGAAATTATCCAAAAGGAATCCTTGTCCATTCAGACCAAGGAAGTGTGTATACATCGTATGCCTATCAAAATTTTTTAGAGGAAATGAATTGTCGAGCAAGTATGTCACGACGAGGAAACTGTTGGGATAATGCGGTGATTGAGTCATTTCATTCACATATTAAAAGCGAAGCATTTTTACGTGTGAAAGCTCATTCACTAACGAACGATGAAACGAAATTACGTGTAGCAGCATACATGTTCGAGTATAATCAAGAACGTATACAAGAAAAATTAGGCTACTTAACTCCCCTTGAATATGGAAAGCAAGTAGCTTAA